GCCTTTACCAAAAATCGTTGAAGCTTGCTTCAACAAACAGATTTTTGGTCCCCATCGTCTAGAGGCCTAGGACACCGCCCTTTCACGGCGGTAACAGGGGTTCGAATCCCCTTGGGGACGCCATTACTGCCGCTCAAACCCTAAGCATTACGCTTTAGAGATAATTATCTCAAAGTTTAATGCTTAGAGTTTAACTACTCTGCTCTTTAACAATCTGGAAAGCTGATAGAAATAATTTGTAGTTCTTGATACGCAAGTGTCTTAGAAATTCTTGGCGAAATAAGTTGTAAGCATCAGTCACTGATGCGTTATAACCCCGCTTAGAGAATTGTTTTTATGCAGTCTAAGTTCACTTTTATAAGTGGGCTTTAGGCAAGCGTTAGCGACGCGAGTTCGAGGCATGACGTGAACGAGTTCCTGAGCATAGTTTTCTATGTGATGGAACGAGTAAGCGGCATAACGAAGAAATCGCTAAGCTAAGGCTGCATAAAACACACTTCTTGGGGTTGTATGGTTAAGTGACTAAGCGTACACGGTGGATGCCTTGGCAGTCAGAGGCGATGAAGGACGTGCTAACCTGCGTTAAGTACGGATGAGCTGGTAAGAAGCGCTTGAGTCCGTAATATCCGAATGGGGAAACCCACTGCACTCAGTGCAGTATCGTAACGTGAATACATAGCGTTGCGAGGCGAACCGGGAGAACTGAAACATCTAAGTACCCCGAGGAAAAGAAATCAACCGAGATCCCCCTAGTAGCGGCGAGCGAACGGGGGCCAGCCCTTAAGCTGTGTGTGGTGTAGTGGAATGGTCCTGGAAAGACCAGCCGTAGTGGGTGATAGCCCCGTACACCAAATGCCACTTACAGTGAAATCGAGTAGGACGGGACACGTGATATCCTGTTTGAATATGGGGGGACCATCCTCCAAGGCTAAATACTCCTGACTGACCGATAGTGAACCAGTACCGTGAGGGAAAGGCGAAAAGAACCCCTGTGAGGGGAGTGAAATAGAACCTGAAACCGTGTACGTACAAGCAGTGGAAGCCCACTTGTTGGGTGACTGCGTACCTTTTGTATAATGGGTCAGCGACTTACTTTTAGTAGCAAGGTTAACCGTATAGGGGAGCCGTAGGGAAACCGAGTCTTAACTGGGCGAATAGTTGCTAGGAGTAGACCCGAAACCCGGTGATCTAGCCATGAGCAGGTTGAAGGTTGAGTAACATCAACTGGAGGACCGAACCCACTAATGTTGCAAAATTAGGGGATGACTTGTGGTTGGGGGTGAAAGGCCAATCAAACCGGGAGATAGCTGGTTCTCCCCGAAATCTATTTAGGTAGAGCCTCGGACGAATACTTGCGGGGGTAGAGCACTGTTTAGGCTAGGGGGTCATCCCGACTTACCAACCCTATGCAAACTCCGAATACCGCAAAGTACTATCCGGGAGACACACGGTGGGTGCTAACGTCCATCGTGAAGAGGGAAACAACCCAGACCGCCGGCTAAGGTCCCAAAGTCATAGTTAAGTGGGAAACGAAGTGGGAAGGCTCAGACAGCCAGGATGTTGGCTTAGAAGCAGCCATCATTTAAAGAAAGCGTAATAGCTCACTGGTCGAGTCGGCCTGCGCGGAAGATGTAACGGGGCTAAACTATGCACCGAAGCCGCGGATGCGCTCTTTATTGAGTGCGTGGTAGGGGAGCGTTCTGTAAGTCTGCGAAGGTGTGTTGTGAAGCATGCTGGAGATATCAGAAGTGCGAATGCTGACATGAGTAACGATAATGGGGGTGAAAAACCTCCACGCCAAAAGACCAAGGGTTCCTGTCCAACGTTAATCGGGGCAGGGTGAGTCGACCCCTAAGGCGAGGCTGAAAAGCGTAGTCGATGGGAAACGGGTTAATATTCCCGTACTGACGTGCATTGCGATGGGGGGACGGAGAAGGCTAAATGGGCCAGGCGTTGGTTGTCCTGGTGAAAGGGTGTAGGCAGGGTGTTTAGGTAAATCCGGACGCTCAATGCTGAGACCTGAGACGAAATCGCTACGGCGGTGAAGTCATTGATGCCCCGCTTCCAGGAAAAGCCTCTAAGCTTCAGATGCACGTGAATCGTACCCCAAACCGACACAGGTGGTCGGGTAGAGAATACTAAGGCGCTTGAGAGAACTCGGGTGAAGGAACTAGGCAAAATAGTACCGTAACTTCGGGAGAAGGTACGCTGAAACAGGTGAAATCCCTTGCGGATGGAGCGTGGGTCAGCCGCAGTGACCAGGTGGCTGGAACTGTTTATCAAAAACACAGCACTGTGCAAACTCGCAAGAGGACGTATACGGTGTGACACCTGCCCGGTGCTGGAAGGTTAAATGATGGGGTTAGCCTTCGGGTGACGCTCTTGATTGAAGCCCCAGTAAACGGCGGCCGTAACTATAACGGTCCTAAGGTAGCGAAATTCCTTGTCGGGTAAGTTCCGACCTGCACGAATGGTGTAATCATGGCCACGCTGTCTCCACCCGAGACTCAGTGAAATTGAATTTGCGGTGAAGATGCCGTATACCCGCGGCTAGACGGAAAGACCCCGTGAACCTTTACTATAGCTTGGCACTGAACATTGGCCCTACATGTGTAGGATAGGTGGGAGGCTGTGAAACCATGACGCCAGTCGTGGTGGAGCCATCCTTGAAATACCACCCTTGTATGTCTGATGTTCTAACGTTGGCCCCTTATCGGGGTTGCGGACAGTGCCTGGTGGGTAGTTTGACTGGGGCGGTCTCCTCCTAAAGAGTAACGGAGGAGCACGAAGGTTGGCTAAGTACGGTCGGACATCGTACGGTTAGTGCAATGGCATAAGCCAGCTTAACTGCGAGACGGACAGGTCGAGCAGATACGAAAGTAGGTCATAGTGATCCGGTGGTTCTGAATGGAAGGGCCATCGCTCAACGGATAAAAGGTACTCCGGGGATAACAGGCTGATACCGCCCAAGAGTTCATATCGACGGCGGTGTTTGGCACCTCGATGTCGGCTCATCACATCCTGGGGCTGAAGTCGGTCCCAAGGGTATGGCTGTTCGCCATTTAAAGTGGTACGCGAGCTGGGTTCAGAACGTCGTGAGACAGTTCGGTCCCTATCTGCCGTGGGCGTTGGATGATTGAGAGGAGCTGCTCCTAGTACGAGAGGACCGGAGTGGACGAACCCCTGGTGTTCGGGTTGTATCGCCAGATGCATTGCCCGGTAGCTACGTTCGGAATCGATAACCGCTGAAAGCATCTAAGCGGGAAGCGAGCCTCAAGATGAGTCATCCCAAGGGCTTTACGCCCTCTGAAGGGCCGTTGGAGACGACAACGTTGATAGGTTGGGTGTGTAAGCGCTGCGAGGCGTTGAGCTAACCAATACTAATGACCCGTGCGGCTTAACCATACAACACCCAAGAAGTGTGAGACCTTGCGCTCAAGAGCAACAAACAAATTATTCAGATTACCGTACTCAACAGTACGATAACCAAACATCAGGCAGAAAAATTGCTCCATGCATTTTCTGCACTTCCGCCATCCCTGGCGGTCGCTTTCCAGATACCATTTATGCCTGGCGGCCATAGCGCTGTGGAACCACCTGACTCCATGCCGAACTCAGTAGTGAAACGCAGCCGCGCCGATGATAGTGTGGCAGATGCCATGTGAAAGTAGGTCACTGCCAGGCGCCAAATTCAAAAAGCCCGACTCGAAAGAGTCGGGCTTTTTTATTGACCTTAATATTATAAAACTTAGCAGCACTTAGTCGTATTATTATTTATGCTGCACTCTTGGTGTGATGATACTAACCCCTTAACGAGGCAAAGATGCATTGGGATATTAAAGGTTGGTTTGGGCTGCATGTGCTGGCCTTATTATTATTTTTCTCGTGGTTTTTTGGCTATTGGCAAGGGATAGATGAGAGCATCTTTTGGTGGTTTAATGCCAAGCTGCTTAGCGTGCCAGGTTTTGCTTATTTAGTTGCCTTTGTGAATCAGCGCTGGATAGACGGCGCTGTGGCCTTATTAATGGCAGGCTTTGTCTTTTCTTATGCCTGGCAGCTTAAGGGGCGTGAGCGCGCTAAGATAGGATGTTTGTTAGTGCTGATGGCGGGCTGTTTTTCATTACAAGCCGCCATAGGCAGTGCGCTTCCTATCGAGCGCCCTAGTCCCACGATAGTTTATGAAAATGCTGAGCGAGTGAGCTTATTAGTGCCCAACATAAAAGGAAAAGATGCCTCGGGTGATTCTTTTCCAAGTGATCATGGGATTGGTTTTGCTACTTTTTTGCTGTTTGCCATTTATCGCTTTCCGCGTCGCTATTTATATATAGTGGCACCTTTAGTGCTTGTATTAGCGATGCCTAGAGTCATGTCCGGTGCTCATTGGTTTACTGATTTTATTTGTGGCTCTATTCCGCTGGCATTAATAACCGGTGCTTGGTTGTTTCATACGCCACTTGCCGATAAGTTT
This genomic window from Oceanisphaera avium contains:
- a CDS encoding phosphatase PAP2 family protein; the encoded protein is MHWDIKGWFGLHVLALLLFFSWFFGYWQGIDESIFWWFNAKLLSVPGFAYLVAFVNQRWIDGAVALLMAGFVFSYAWQLKGRERAKIGCLLVLMAGCFSLQAAIGSALPIERPSPTIVYENAERVSLLVPNIKGKDASGDSFPSDHGIGFATFLLFAIYRFPRRYLYIVAPLVLVLAMPRVMSGAHWFTDFICGSIPLALITGAWLFHTPLADKFSELMIRPIEKLLLKWRLQG